atttcTCTTAATAAAGATGATCAAGTCAATCTCCATTAAGGTCCCTCATGGAGGgaccaaataaaataatcgaCTTGGTAGTCCATGGATGGACTTCACCTAAGTGGGTCAAGGAATTATGGTTGTTAAAATAGTTGAAATAAAGTTGTAATTTGTGCAGCGGTCATGGCATTACTGGGCTATCAGGCATGCCAGGAGTACCACACGGCTTGCCCAGCCGACAGTGGGCGCCAGCGCCAGCTCTAGAATAACTATTTTTTTGGGATAGATAGATGTaccttttaaagaaaattaagtatgtatttcaattattacaaaacaacttacgtttttatacaaatatattttttttgcaaaagtaaataaaaacgttataaaatataagtacatataaaaagtataagaaTAAAATCTTTCTCGTGGTAAACCacatatataaaacaaaaatcacaaATCGCCCATCTAGATGCTGGAACGGCTACATCAGTCATAATCCTGTCATCATGACACCGCTATATTTCCTGTTTGACATAAAAATCGCCCCCAcaaaaataggttttataaGTTAGGAAAGAAATATAGCTCTGTGACTGTGACTTTGTGTCTCTGTAAATAGTCTGACTGGGGTCTGACCACAACActaatggtaagcgtccacaggccctcatcggacgcatcgcacgcagcGTACGCATTTCGTATGAAGTCATCGTTACGCATCACATGTAGGGCTTGGCGACGAGCGGTCCtgcggtccgtacgatacggatcagtgcacgcagttgtatgagtttctataagtacaaggcaaactaaaatccgttgcgtacgatgcgtacgatgcgggcctgtagacgcttacctttattatactttttaatgtatctactatctatacatataataaatctgtagaagggtcaattctgtacattgaaaatattgaaagaataaatagcagggggtgttactggatcgataccaaacccaaatatgtgatttttttgtctgtctgtatgttcaggcatcacgtgaaaactaacggttcgatttcgatgaaacttggtataattataccttactatcctgggcataaaataggatactttttatccttgaaaaatacgtagaaaaaaatctttatttttcagttttattctacagaacgcgagctcaacagcagtagctcaataaagggatctccttaattattatgggcctcgccgtatttgggtccaatcaatagatatttataagatgtcattgtcagagctactcaaaatggagaaataaaacttccacgcgagaccgacatgCGCGTgaacggagtcgcgggcggaagctagtactgAATATGTGTATGAATGTACATTTAAAGGGTATGCATATTTATGTAATCAGTAATCACTAATGTTTTTACTTTCAAAAAATGAATTAAGCCCTCCGTATCTACACCCTTTTCCTATCCGAACTCTTATTATTTGTTATAGGTTTTTGAGTTAAGTACTTACCTAGATCTTAAGTTAGGTACGTAAGTTGTAAGTACAACAGTAAGTACCAAGTACAGTGGTCTTATCCTTGTGCTGGACTATTTACTCCGGTTCAATCGTGTGTCACTTTTTAAGTCTGATAGCCCACAAAATATGGTACGCCTTACTCCTTACCATCATATTCCGTTTTATAAGTAACGTCCACGTAGAGTGTGATAGCAATTGGTCTATGCActgtattattttgttcaagAATGCGgagaagtttattattttattcaaggtTTACCGGCTGGATACATAAACTTTACATTACTCTCATCATGGTGTACTTACTAAACCATCCGAGGTATAAGAGTGGGACTAAACGGGTACATATCAGGAAACAAAGCATAGCTGGATGGGTAGGTATATAACGTATGATAGATATATTGTAAATCTATAGGTTATTAGTTAGGTGATATGGGATATCAAATAAAAAGCCATCTTAGAATGGAATCAATCaggtttttattacaattatttggaaGACATCAATCAGTCCTATCTATTTAGCTTAGGAAGTTAATCTTAAATGTAACACGTTCATCTTCAATTTCCTATAAGGTATTTTGTGGAataaattgtaatgaaacaaataaaaactttactgCAATCTTCATATCGATTTCGTTAaaacgttttccttcaccgtttgtcagtgttgtCCTAAATAATCTTGAACAGTAGGTACATATTCACAACTTCGAAAAAACCCAAATggatacttgccgttggtaggccCCGAACCCGCACCATCATACATGAGAAGGGGTGTCTTAAATCTCCGGACAAAAAcgccattataaaaaaataaaaattcatggGTAAATCGTAATTAGTGCATaactgatattataataaaattgtgcatCATAAATATGTAGGCCTtcctacataaaaataagtataacgTTACTATATGTAATAGGAATCAAGTGGGTTGACTCCCACATATTAATGAAATCAATTATATACatcatattacaataataaatatgtctCAATACAACCATAGTCATGAAATAGATACGACACATTTAGTTAGAATACATAAgacattacaaaataacaatcataataaatacaatattcaccgttaaaaaaaacattttgttacgTTAACCAATTCACGTGTTTTAAATCGTATCGCaatactttctttttttaatttcacagtCGCATCGAAATAAAAGGTACAGTGCTAAAGCTAAATTAAATGCTTTAAAAATACCTTTGcagtaacatttaaaattaaaaaaagttatacaaaaaaaaacttatggcACTTAAAAATACAGGCAATACTTAAGATATCTAATTATACTTTCGACGTATAAGTAATCTCTGATTCCCAATAAACAATGAATAGATCGATAGACCTAGTTTTTACGTTagttaaacaacaaaattactgaaataactattaattttacGGAAAAACAAGACTAAAACGTCATCTTACTTCAACTGCCTCAAAGTTTTCCTAAGTATTTCCAAAAAGAGTTCAGCGTGTTTCGGTTCGAAAATTAGAGCCGGTCGAAGACGAATTGTACGTATTCCGCAGGAACCTCCGAGTACACCTGGAAATAACAATAGGGAATATTTGTAATTACAAATCCGATTATTGATAACATCAATTACTATTTGAAAGTCTTTGTCTTTGCAACACCCCAGAAATTCAACCCAAAATCTCTAATAAATTATATGGATAGTCAAATATCATCTTCTTATATTCAGAACggaaatcatttattcattttgagCCAAAGCCTAGATATCTGCTGTAAGTTGATTAGGACTTGAGGATAACAATTATAGATTGCAGAATCATGGGCATGTTATCGAAAGTTACATATACGAAATCATACACTGTTAATTCAAACATCTTTTTGTACGCTTAACGTAAATCGTAAGATCAAACGTggatacttaaaaataatattacttaccaTTTTGTTTCAAGGTTTGAACAATCTTATCCTGTAATTCCGGAGTGGCGACATCGAATGCCAAAAATGTGCCTCGACCACGGACGCTGTTCATCATGAAGGGAAATTCGGTTTCTAGAGAGTGCAGACCACTTTTAAGCACCTTTCCTGTTTCTTCGACTAATTGTAGaagtttttcagtttttatgaCTTTAATAACTTGTTCCAACATAACCAACTTTGACGGGTCTCCCATCCACGTATTGAAAATTCTTAACGGTTGTGGTgtcctgaaaaaaaaacatgaaaatagttaagtatttgAAGACAAAAACactattacttacttaaaatagtTGCTAGTGCTGaatgaatgtttattatttctgtTTAGTAACTACCTAAGtacttgatattttattactcaCAGATATTCCGGCTTGAAATAAAATCCTCCAGTCAACATTTTCTTGCTGAACGTTACCAAGTCTGGTGGTGATGGCAAATTGAAATGTTCGTGGCACCACATTTTACCTGTCGGTCCACATCCAGTCTGCACTTCATCTATGATCAAAGCCGCTCCTCTctgtaacattaaaaaagaaatgtggtCACTACAGATACAAAACGATATAAGTTATTCTAATGATTTGTCTTTTTATAAAGGTTTCACGTCTTATAtccatcatcatatcagtccaCTTCTAAACATATCCCCCAAAATCTTCCAAATAGgattatgtatgtactaattTACATACATCTCTTATTTGTATATACCAATAGACAAAACAGTCTAGAGCCTCATGTTGCCTACTACGAATTGCCTTCACTCACTGACCACATTTATCCAGACTCCTTGTTATGAGACAATCCTCCTACTCTACTCCTCTTTAAAAAACCGATAAACTTTCATCGGATAACTTGCCCGTAAGTCTTAAATACACGACCAATTATTGATCAACATACCTCGTCAaccaaatgtaaataaaagctTTTAACAATAAACTAATTGCCGACTTCAATAACCAATCTCAATGCAAAATCTtcagattaagatcgatttttgacattagttttttgtcaaaaatgaagatcgatCCAAAAATCTTGGATTAAGATCCGTTATTAAATGCAAAGATAAGCTAAGTATAATTAAGAAGACCTTCAACAATCACaacaattaacaaataaaacttaCACGATTACATATCTTTTGCAGTTCTTGGAAGAACTCCGGTGAAGCATGGTTATCACCACCTTCCGCCTGAATGGGTTCAATGATTACACCAGCGATGGGCTTTTTCTTTTCCCACTTGTCAAATTGTTCTTCAACATGTGCGAGGCACCTTAAATAAATGTTCTAAATTATTATCACACAGTACTTATAACGTATAACCTATATATTACAGgctaaattttaattataagaataaaaaatgtcttacTCTTTGTCTTGCTGTTCATTTTCACGTTTAAACTCTTCCAAAGGATACTTGTATTCTGGGAATCTAGCAACTGGCCATTCAAAGCTTGGGAAGTCCAGTTTGTGAATAGCTTTCGACTTTGTAGTCGCCAACGTTCCAAATGTACGTCCATGGAAAGCTCCACTACTATTCAAACCCTGGAAATTATAAAACCCTCATT
This window of the Spodoptera frugiperda isolate SF20-4 chromosome 23, AGI-APGP_CSIRO_Sfru_2.0, whole genome shotgun sequence genome carries:
- the LOC118266959 gene encoding LOW QUALITY PROTEIN: 4-aminobutyrate aminotransferase, mitochondrial-like (The sequence of the model RefSeq protein was modified relative to this genomic sequence to represent the inferred CDS: substituted 1 base at 1 genomic stop codon): MLRRDITFVLRNKSYLPALFAKECRNYGTSYSTVHQEPPGPLIKTEIPGPKSKQLLKEMMDIQQCGSVQLFANYEKSAGNYFADADGNLFLDVYTQISSLPLGYNHPALLNAFQNDSEVESFGKRPALGQPPGYWPKFQIIGDVLLSXLHHQSLRHVMTMMCGACSNENAFKAAFILYCTRKRGGKTTFTEEEMKTALLNIPPGAPDLSIMSFKGLNSSGAFHGRTFGTLATTKSKAIHKLDFPSFEWPVARFPEYKYPLEEFKRENEQQDKECLAHVEEQFDKWEKKKPIAGVIIEPIQAEGGDNHASPEFFQELQKICNRRGAALIIDEVQTGCGPTGKMWCHEHFNLPSPPDLVTFSKKMLTGGFYFKPEYLTPQPLRIFNTWMGDPSKLVMLEQVIKVIKTEKLLQLVEETGKVLKSGLHSLETEFPFMMNSVRGRGTFLAFDVATPELQDKIVQTLKQNGVLGGSCGIRTIRLRPALIFEPKHAELFLEILRKTLRQLK